One Mycobacterium marseillense DNA window includes the following coding sequences:
- a CDS encoding MbtH family protein, whose protein sequence is MQINPFDDDGGSFFVLVNNEEQHSLWPTFTTVPAGWRVVFGEADRAACLHYIEEHWPDIRAKSLRDTPTRAGL, encoded by the coding sequence ATGCAGATCAATCCTTTCGACGACGACGGCGGCAGTTTTTTCGTCCTAGTCAATAACGAAGAACAACACAGTCTTTGGCCAACATTTACTACCGTTCCCGCCGGTTGGAGAGTAGTTTTTGGGGAAGCCGACCGCGCCGCTTGCCTGCACTACATCGAAGAACACTGGCCCGATATCCGGGCGAAAAGCCTCCGCGACACGCCGACCCGCGCCGGTTTGTGA
- a CDS encoding GAP family protein has translation MWGSVLGLGILAALNPVRLGLALLMISRPRPGPSLLAYWIGGLTVCVPELLLPVMLLNFTPMFGSIAHGSSSPSTSATLGKVQIGLGVVGLSIAAAMTVRFVTRQRLAQPAPDGGSSAPSAASGSPVAMPRLLTRVQEVSSDDGSPFRRLLGRIHDAWESGASWVAWVIGLISVPVDGVLFIVAIIMASGASLSAQFSASIAFIVLMYAVVEVILVGYVATPAKTQSLLRVLHDWVRTYHRQILVILFTVVGVSQLAQGLHIV, from the coding sequence ATGTGGGGGTCAGTGCTGGGCTTAGGAATTCTGGCTGCGCTCAACCCGGTTCGTCTCGGGCTTGCCCTCCTGATGATCTCGCGACCACGCCCGGGACCGAGTCTGCTCGCCTATTGGATCGGCGGGCTGACGGTCTGCGTGCCCGAGCTCTTGCTCCCCGTGATGCTGCTGAACTTCACCCCCATGTTCGGATCCATTGCGCACGGTTCGTCTTCTCCTTCTACGAGTGCGACCCTCGGGAAGGTTCAAATCGGCCTCGGCGTGGTCGGGCTGTCAATTGCGGCGGCGATGACAGTGCGCTTCGTGACACGCCAGCGGCTGGCGCAACCCGCCCCCGACGGCGGATCGTCGGCACCGTCGGCGGCCTCGGGGTCACCCGTCGCCATGCCGCGACTGCTGACCCGGGTTCAAGAGGTCTCGAGCGACGACGGCTCCCCGTTCCGGCGCCTGCTCGGCCGCATCCACGATGCATGGGAGAGCGGGGCGTCGTGGGTCGCCTGGGTGATCGGCCTGATCTCGGTGCCGGTCGACGGCGTCCTCTTCATCGTCGCGATCATCATGGCATCGGGCGCGTCGCTCTCCGCGCAGTTCAGCGCCTCCATCGCGTTCATCGTCCTGATGTACGCCGTCGTCGAGGTGATCCTCGTCGGCTATGTCGCCACGCCGGCCAAGACCCAATCGTTACTCCGGGTGCTGCACGACTGGGTGCGCACCTATCACCGGCAGATCCTGGTCATCCTGTTCACGGTGGTCGGGGTGTCGCAGCTGGCCCAGGGTCTGCACATCGTCTGA
- a CDS encoding ANTAR domain-containing protein, with translation MRNQGQFDGIAREMVQAVSGVCCLLLDKDLRIRAASRAYEQVTLREHNELSGQYLFDAFPDNPQDPQSDGTSKLASSLEIAMSIGHTHKMRLQRYDIPDPAAPDGFLPKVWSPTNSPLLDHGELVGVVHCVKEVSESQQLLAEVTRDVAHGDSWDPAELLHTFEAVSKVEISGHLQRQQSLALENKQLMRAIETRDVIGQAKGVLMERFNIDADGAFEMLTRLSQETNTRVEQIARKLALTNRPPRSA, from the coding sequence GTGCGCAACCAAGGTCAGTTCGATGGGATAGCCCGAGAAATGGTTCAGGCGGTCTCGGGAGTGTGTTGCTTGCTTCTTGACAAAGATCTGCGGATCCGGGCGGCAAGCCGAGCCTACGAGCAGGTCACACTCCGCGAGCACAACGAGCTGTCCGGGCAATATCTCTTCGACGCCTTCCCGGACAACCCGCAGGACCCGCAATCCGACGGCACGTCAAAGCTCGCGTCGTCCCTGGAGATCGCGATGAGCATCGGCCACACCCACAAGATGCGGTTGCAGCGCTACGACATTCCCGATCCCGCCGCGCCCGACGGGTTCCTGCCCAAGGTGTGGAGTCCCACCAACTCACCACTGCTCGACCACGGCGAGCTGGTGGGAGTGGTGCATTGCGTGAAGGAAGTCTCCGAAAGCCAGCAGCTCCTTGCCGAGGTGACGCGCGACGTCGCCCACGGTGACTCCTGGGATCCCGCCGAACTGCTGCACACGTTCGAGGCCGTCAGCAAGGTGGAAATCAGCGGTCACCTCCAGCGCCAGCAGTCGCTGGCGCTGGAGAACAAGCAGTTGATGCGGGCAATCGAGACCCGGGACGTGATCGGGCAGGCCAAGGGCGTGCTGATGGAACGATTCAATATCGACGCCGACGGCGCGTTCGAAATGCTAACCCGGCTCTCACAGGAGACGAACACCCGCGTCGAGCAGATCGCCCGCAAGCTGGCCTTGACGAACCGCCCTCCACGCTCGGCCTGA
- a CDS encoding transglutaminase-like domain-containing protein: protein MRREVSAEIEVEITAATTLEFQIAVAPHPHAEVFESLRFVLNGRRIRPLEVSGLHGNRIHKFDAAVGTLRVDYSATIVGHTDPAPVTDYDQSMYLRPSRYAEADKFYGFAATEFGNDRDSTALLEHVSSWVGTRLNYVPGSSDPIDGAVDTLLAGEGVCRDYAHLVVALLRAVSVPARLVSVYAPGVHPMDFHAVAEAFVEGQWRVVDATLLAPRQTLVRIATGRDAADTAFLDNHKGAITLNRLVVSAVVDGDLPRDSIDQLVSIR from the coding sequence ATGAGACGAGAAGTGAGCGCCGAGATCGAAGTCGAAATCACCGCCGCCACGACGCTGGAGTTCCAGATTGCCGTTGCACCACACCCGCATGCCGAAGTCTTCGAGTCGCTGCGCTTCGTCTTGAACGGACGGCGGATCCGGCCCCTGGAGGTCAGCGGACTGCACGGCAACCGCATCCACAAGTTCGACGCGGCGGTGGGCACGCTGCGCGTCGACTACTCGGCGACGATTGTGGGCCACACTGATCCGGCCCCGGTGACCGACTACGACCAGTCGATGTACCTGCGGCCTAGCCGCTACGCGGAGGCCGACAAGTTCTATGGTTTCGCCGCCACTGAATTCGGCAACGATCGCGATTCGACGGCGCTGCTGGAGCACGTCAGTTCCTGGGTGGGCACCCGGCTCAACTACGTACCCGGCTCCAGCGATCCGATCGACGGGGCGGTGGACACGTTGCTTGCCGGCGAAGGCGTGTGCCGTGACTACGCGCACCTCGTGGTCGCGCTCCTGCGAGCGGTCAGCGTGCCGGCCCGCCTGGTGTCCGTCTACGCGCCCGGCGTACATCCGATGGACTTCCACGCGGTGGCCGAGGCTTTCGTCGAAGGACAATGGCGGGTGGTCGATGCGACGCTGCTGGCGCCGCGACAGACCTTGGTGCGCATAGCCACCGGTCGCGACGCCGCCGACACGGCGTTCCTAGACAATCACAAAGGCGCGATCACACTGAATCGGCTCGTGGTGAGCGCCGTCGTAGATGGCGACTTGCCGCGCGATTCGATCGACCAACTGGTCTCGATCCGCTGA
- a CDS encoding DUF5994 family protein, with product MTPQNDHTCAGGRHAPPLHTPRLRLKPKSPRSGYVDGAWWPHSADLTAELPDLLAVLSVRLGLVGRVIYNLAEWATAPAKLAFGAQTVRLDGYRLQPAHTVEVVGLNRSRIVLLVVSPHTDQHQAHAIMMTAAGPNNALTVASLMISGEELEARA from the coding sequence ATGACGCCACAGAACGATCACACCTGTGCCGGGGGTCGCCACGCCCCGCCGCTTCACACACCGCGCTTGCGCCTCAAGCCGAAGTCGCCCCGTAGCGGGTATGTCGATGGAGCGTGGTGGCCGCACAGTGCGGATCTCACGGCAGAGCTGCCCGATCTGCTGGCAGTGTTATCAGTTCGACTTGGTCTGGTGGGCCGGGTCATCTACAACCTCGCCGAATGGGCAACGGCGCCGGCCAAATTGGCATTTGGTGCCCAGACCGTACGACTCGACGGGTACCGCCTCCAGCCCGCCCACACCGTCGAAGTCGTCGGGCTCAATCGATCGAGGATCGTTCTCCTGGTGGTTTCGCCACACACCGACCAGCACCAGGCCCACGCCATCATGATGACCGCGGCCGGCCCGAACAATGCCTTGACGGTCGCCAGCCTCATGATCAGCGGGGAGGAACTGGAAGCCCGCGCGTAG